The proteins below are encoded in one region of Amycolatopsis acidiphila:
- a CDS encoding serine/threonine-protein kinase, translated as MSDEGRLVAGRYRVVRRIGTGAMGAVWQAHDEVLARTVAIKQLLLQPGLDQHEAEDAKQRTMREGRIAARLHHPNAITVFDVVTDDNDHPCLVMEYLQSTSLAEVLRDRKTLPPQEVARIGAQIAAALKEAHAVGIVHRDIKPGNILLADSGLVKITDFGISRAKDDVTVTKTGMIAGTPAYLAPEVAIGGEPGPEADVFSLGSTLYAACEGQPPFGLSENTLSLLHAVAAGQINPPRQSGPLASVLAVLLHPEVSHRPTAAEAEELLDAVGRGETPLGGPADPTQIASPGMLGAAAAGAAAGAGATRAFSGSLGNNRPDDFYDDYEDDYADDGTTAAYPTEDYDGRTRAVPAGYAGYDDEDPAATAEDEDEKPGKWKVPAAIGGVVVIGLIALGVWLFNGPDRGSSNITDNQPVVPPPATTSSLVQTTESATETGSTESSVTRSTRSSSRRSSAVEETTENSASSSRRSTPSSPSSKPSSPPPSDTASPTGTP; from the coding sequence GTGAGCGACGAGGGTCGCCTGGTCGCCGGCCGGTACCGTGTGGTCCGGCGGATCGGCACCGGTGCCATGGGCGCGGTCTGGCAGGCGCACGACGAGGTGCTCGCACGCACCGTCGCGATCAAGCAGCTCCTGCTCCAGCCCGGTCTCGACCAGCACGAGGCCGAGGACGCCAAGCAACGCACCATGCGTGAGGGCCGGATCGCGGCCCGGCTGCACCACCCCAACGCGATCACGGTGTTCGACGTCGTCACCGACGACAACGACCATCCGTGCCTGGTGATGGAGTACCTGCAGTCCACGAGCCTGGCCGAGGTGCTGCGCGACCGGAAGACGCTGCCACCGCAGGAGGTGGCGCGGATCGGCGCGCAGATCGCGGCGGCGCTCAAGGAGGCGCACGCGGTCGGCATCGTGCACCGCGACATCAAGCCCGGCAACATCCTGCTCGCCGACAGCGGGCTGGTGAAGATCACCGACTTCGGCATCTCCCGCGCCAAGGACGACGTCACGGTCACCAAGACCGGGATGATCGCCGGCACGCCCGCCTACCTGGCGCCCGAGGTGGCGATCGGCGGCGAGCCCGGCCCCGAGGCCGACGTGTTCTCGCTCGGTTCGACGCTGTACGCGGCCTGTGAGGGCCAGCCCCCGTTCGGCCTCAGCGAGAACACGCTGAGCCTGCTGCACGCGGTGGCCGCCGGGCAGATCAACCCGCCCCGGCAGTCCGGCCCGCTGGCGAGCGTGCTCGCGGTCCTGCTGCACCCCGAGGTGAGCCACCGGCCGACCGCCGCCGAGGCGGAGGAGCTGCTGGACGCGGTCGGTCGCGGCGAGACCCCGCTGGGCGGGCCGGCCGACCCGACGCAGATCGCCTCCCCTGGAATGCTCGGCGCGGCCGCGGCGGGTGCGGCGGCCGGAGCGGGTGCCACGCGGGCGTTCAGCGGGAGCCTCGGCAACAACCGGCCGGACGACTTCTACGACGACTACGAGGACGACTACGCCGACGACGGCACCACCGCGGCGTACCCGACCGAGGACTACGACGGTCGCACCCGTGCCGTCCCGGCCGGTTACGCGGGGTACGACGACGAGGACCCGGCCGCGACGGCCGAGGACGAGGACGAGAAGCCCGGGAAGTGGAAGGTGCCGGCCGCGATCGGCGGCGTCGTCGTGATCGGGCTGATCGCACTGGGCGTCTGGCTGTTCAACGGGCCGGACAGGGGCAGCAGCAACATCACCGACAACCAGCCCGTCGTGCCGCCGCCCGCGACCACCAGCTCGTTGGTGCAGACGACGGAGAGCGCCACGGAGACCGGGAGCACGGAGTCCAGCGTGACGAGGTCGACGAGGAGCTCCTCCAGGCGAAGCAGCGCGGTCGAGGAAACGACGGAGAACTCGGCGAGCAGCTCGAGGCGGTCGACGCCGAGTTCGCCGAGTTCGAAGCCGAGCTCGCCGCCGCCCAGCGATACGGCATCACCGACCGGGACTCCGTAA
- a CDS encoding LysR family transcriptional regulator, translated as MLDTRRMQVLRAVISSGSITAAARNLGYTPSAISQQLATLEREAGVELLERVGRGVRPTAAGALLSEHAEVLSGQLSKAESELADLKAGRTGRLAVRYFATAGAALVPPAIAAIGREFPGIQLDLKLREPLDSIREVEAGEVDVAIVVWRGEWRIKTAELVHLLDDPYRATLPRTHPLAHKRVLDLSDLRDEPWVGNEGTPGPCRDVLLAACGAAGFVPNFVVDCEDYQTAQGFVAAGLGISLVPALGLGSPHPGVAIKRIRRPEPIRSIHAAVATRAKGRPAVRHLLDTLRAAAPAAA; from the coding sequence ATGCTCGACACCCGCCGAATGCAGGTCCTGCGGGCGGTGATCAGCAGCGGTTCGATCACCGCCGCCGCGCGCAACCTCGGGTACACGCCGTCCGCGATCAGCCAGCAGCTGGCGACGCTCGAGCGCGAGGCGGGCGTGGAACTGCTGGAGCGGGTCGGCCGCGGCGTCCGGCCGACCGCCGCCGGCGCCCTGCTGTCCGAGCACGCGGAGGTGCTCAGCGGTCAGCTGTCGAAGGCCGAGTCCGAGCTGGCCGACCTCAAGGCGGGCCGCACGGGCCGGCTCGCGGTCCGCTACTTCGCCACCGCCGGTGCGGCGCTCGTCCCGCCCGCGATCGCGGCGATCGGGCGCGAGTTCCCCGGCATCCAGCTGGACCTGAAGCTGCGCGAGCCGCTCGACTCGATCCGGGAGGTCGAGGCGGGCGAGGTCGACGTGGCGATCGTCGTGTGGCGCGGGGAGTGGCGGATCAAGACGGCCGAGCTGGTGCACCTGCTCGACGACCCGTACCGCGCGACGCTGCCGCGCACGCATCCCCTCGCCCACAAGCGGGTGCTGGACCTGTCCGACCTGCGCGACGAACCGTGGGTCGGCAACGAGGGCACGCCCGGCCCCTGCCGGGACGTGCTCCTCGCCGCGTGCGGCGCCGCGGGCTTCGTGCCGAACTTCGTGGTGGACTGCGAGGACTACCAGACCGCACAGGGGTTCGTGGCCGCCGGGCTCGGCATCAGCCTGGTGCCGGCGCTGGGCCTGGGCTCACCGCATCCCGGCGTGGCGATCAAGCGCATCCGCAGGCCGGAGCCGATCCGGTCGATCCACGCCGCGGTGGCCACCCGGGCGAAGGGCAGGCCCGCGGTCCGGCACTTGCTGGACACCCTGCGCGCAGCGGCGCCCGCTGCCGCCTAG
- a CDS encoding DMT family transporter: MGETKTLLRLGALALMWGSSFLWMKLALEAFTPVQLVLIRIVLGAVVLLVIGYFQRGRLPSDRRVWLHLAMAALFHNALPFLLFAVGEETVSSGITGVLNATTPLWTLVVALAFRVDRDLGLPRLAGLVLGLAGILVIFAPWHADGLLSWGALACVAAAVSYGFIYTYEGRFLSATGSSPVALAGAQMMVASGFVLFAMPAGGTRPVHLSLVPVLAVVVLGVFCTGIAFALNYRLLATESAVAVSTVGYLIPVVSVLLGTVFLHEELNPRVLVGMVIVLAGVALTRLRRRARVETLSSVA; the protein is encoded by the coding sequence GTGGGAGAGACGAAAACGCTGCTGCGCCTGGGCGCGCTGGCGCTGATGTGGGGGTCGAGCTTCCTGTGGATGAAGCTCGCGCTGGAGGCGTTCACCCCGGTGCAGCTGGTGCTGATCCGCATCGTGCTGGGCGCCGTGGTGCTGCTGGTCATCGGTTACTTCCAGCGCGGCCGCCTGCCGTCGGACCGGCGGGTGTGGCTGCACCTGGCGATGGCCGCGCTGTTCCACAACGCGCTGCCGTTCCTGCTGTTCGCCGTCGGCGAGGAGACCGTCAGCTCCGGCATCACCGGCGTGCTCAACGCGACGACTCCACTGTGGACACTCGTGGTCGCGCTCGCCTTCCGCGTCGACCGCGACCTGGGCCTGCCCCGGCTCGCCGGGCTCGTCCTCGGCCTGGCGGGCATCCTGGTGATCTTCGCGCCGTGGCACGCCGACGGCCTGCTCAGCTGGGGCGCGCTCGCCTGCGTCGCGGCGGCGGTCAGCTACGGCTTCATCTACACCTACGAGGGCAGGTTCCTGTCGGCCACCGGCTCCTCGCCGGTCGCGCTCGCGGGCGCGCAGATGATGGTGGCCAGCGGGTTCGTGTTGTTCGCGATGCCGGCCGGGGGCACCCGGCCCGTGCACCTGAGCCTCGTGCCGGTCCTCGCCGTGGTCGTGCTGGGCGTGTTCTGCACGGGTATCGCCTTCGCGCTGAACTACCGGCTGCTCGCGACCGAAAGCGCGGTGGCGGTGTCGACGGTCGGCTACCTGATCCCCGTGGTCTCGGTCCTGCTCGGCACGGTGTTCCTGCACGAGGAGCTGAACCCGCGGGTGCTGGTCGGCATGGTGATCGTGCTCGCGGGCGTCGCGCTCACCCGGCTGCGCCGCCGCGCGCGGGTCGAGACGCTGAGTTCTGTTGCATAA
- a CDS encoding serine/threonine-protein kinase, which translates to MGTEGAVVGGRYRLDQPIGRGRAGIVWLAYDTLLHRTVAAKRVFVQPGLDPARTEHMINLALQEGRAATRVLHNSAITVYDVVRDGPDPWLVMEYVPSRSMAHFLTEHGTLTPEQAAFLGIQLASALSAAHRAGILHRGLEPGNVLLADDGGVKITDIGITGPGQNPAFRAPEILHGAPPDHAADAFSLGATLYQAVEGVPPYGENGTGPLRQPRRAGQLTGALMKLLRVDPMTRPTLADSIIAFQAITQGRQSAFIPPTAPALPTIPVAWPVGQPLPQPVATKAPLIQLTPARVRALILTVLAVLCAAAIGVGITQVLFL; encoded by the coding sequence TTGGGAACTGAGGGCGCAGTCGTCGGCGGCCGGTACCGGTTGGATCAGCCGATCGGCCGTGGCCGTGCCGGGATCGTGTGGCTGGCGTACGACACGCTGCTGCATCGCACCGTCGCCGCGAAGCGGGTGTTCGTCCAGCCCGGCCTCGATCCCGCGCGGACCGAGCACATGATCAACCTCGCCCTCCAGGAGGGCCGCGCCGCGACCCGCGTGCTGCACAACAGCGCGATCACCGTGTACGACGTGGTGCGGGACGGGCCCGACCCGTGGCTGGTCATGGAGTACGTGCCGTCGCGCAGCATGGCGCACTTCCTCACCGAGCACGGCACGCTGACACCCGAGCAGGCCGCGTTCCTGGGCATCCAGCTGGCGTCCGCGCTGTCGGCCGCGCACCGGGCCGGGATCCTGCACCGCGGGCTCGAACCGGGCAACGTGCTGCTCGCCGACGACGGTGGCGTGAAGATCACCGACATCGGCATCACCGGCCCCGGGCAGAACCCGGCGTTCCGCGCCCCGGAGATCCTGCACGGCGCCCCGCCGGACCACGCCGCCGACGCGTTCTCCCTCGGCGCGACGCTGTACCAGGCGGTCGAGGGCGTGCCGCCCTACGGCGAGAACGGCACCGGCCCGCTGCGCCAGCCGCGGCGGGCGGGCCAGCTGACCGGTGCGCTGATGAAGCTGCTGCGCGTGGACCCGATGACGCGGCCGACGCTGGCGGACAGCATCATCGCGTTCCAGGCGATCACCCAGGGCCGTCAGTCGGCGTTCATCCCGCCGACCGCACCGGCGCTGCCGACGATCCCCGTCGCGTGGCCGGTGGGACAGCCGTTGCCGCAGCCGGTCGCCACCAAGGCGCCGCTGATCCAGCTGACGCCCGCGCGCGTGCGGGCGCTGATCCTCACCGTGCTCGCCGTGCTGTGCGCGGCCGCGATCGGCGTCGGGATCACGCAGGTCCTGTTCCTCTAG